The region GCAACAACCCACGACCACAGGGGTTTATAAAACTCAAAGGCAGGGATGCTTTTCGCATTCGGGTAGCCAATTATCGTATTATCTACGAAATCCAGGATTCCATTCTATTGGTGGATGTGGTCGATTTGGGGCATAGAAAGGATATTTACAAATAGCAAAGAACCGGGAATGGAAAAGGAAGATAAAAACCACATCCTTTACACC is a window of Chitinophagaceae bacterium DNA encoding:
- a CDS encoding type II toxin-antitoxin system RelE/ParE family toxin; protein product: NNPRPQGFIKLKGRDAFRIRVANYRIIYEIQDSILLVDVVDLGHRKDIYK